A genome region from Trichosurus vulpecula isolate mTriVul1 chromosome 5, mTriVul1.pri, whole genome shotgun sequence includes the following:
- the LOC118850385 gene encoding transmembrane protein 176A-like — translation MIPSEVKVNGVEMDGLDAAGTSKPVHVNVHIHQESALPELLNAGKSLFKFFVMLPGTPGRSSSESRLQVATWTSQIVLGAMSGALGVFFSTNLFFELKNSGVAFWTGAVAISAGVVAIIQEKRKGTWWSFLKTLFFLATVTTSIASIAICAGEVRRLIDYFRPPCNGEEVWPTRDYGTPNPQEAWRKSQCMDYMIMFQSLRKGILFVGLLVWITLLVVTLVPIGYTLVYSCFCHKNKVPPEEDIEEKKPLHGELSCASPVEVAGSCEA, via the exons ATGATCCCCAGTGAGGTGAAGGTGAATGGAGTTGAGATGGATGGGTTGGATGCAGCTGGAACCTCCAAGCCAGTTCATGTCAATGTCCACATCCACCAGGAGTCAGCTTTGCCTGAGCTTCTCAATGCTGGGAAATCCCTGTTCAAATTCTTTGTTATGCTTCCTGGCACTCCTGGGCGGAGTTCGAGCGAGAGTCGGCTACAAGTGGCAACCTGG ACCTCACAGATAGTATTGGGAGCCATGAGTGGAGCTCTAGGAGTCTTCTTCTCTACGAACCTCTTCTTTGAATTAAAGAATTCTGGAGTTGCTTTCTGGACTGGAGCTGTG GCCATCTCAGCTGGAGTTGTTGCTATCATTCAAGAGAAGCGTAAAGGTACATGGTGG AGCTTCCTGAAAACCCTATTCTTTCTGGCAACTGTTACTACTTCCATTGCTTCCATTGCTATCTGTGCTGGCGAGGTACGACGTTTAATCGATTACTTTAGGCCGCCATGTAACGGAGAAGAAGTTTGGCCCACTAGGGACTATGGAACTCCAAATCCACAGGAAGCCTGGAGGAAAAGCCAGTGCATGGACTACATGATCATGTTTCAG AGCCTAAGAAAAGGAATTCTGTTCGTGGGGCTACTAGTTTGGATCACACTGCTGGTGGTGACTCTGGTCCCTATAGGGTACACCCTCGTGTACTCATGCTTCTGTCATAAGAACAAGGTACCACCTGAAGAG GATATAGAAGAGAAGAAACCACTTCATGGAGAGTTGAGTTGTGCATCCCCTGTCGAGGTGGCAGGGTCCTGTGAGGCCTGA
- the LOC118850386 gene encoding transmembrane protein 176B-like, which produces MSTSVIKVDGMQAVEMNSQPTEINIHIHQESALAKLLQAGRSFLQSKIYFQHTLKESKRVLQAQLALGVSLILLGVLSCSFGIFLYFGPWTPLQDIGCTFWAGAVAIMAGIGAIIYEKCQSSYWGRFAALLALTSVSTALAALILCSYSLRESANYFSNPSEICERSENSNTSYYGRSRYWEIEECERNMNMLLHLFQGIQATLLAIFAVTLLLSLASLGVGLRNLCRPNSQFQVEEGVEKKLLGEESLPPSPCKEKSAGVINL; this is translated from the exons ATGTCCACCAGTGTGATAAAGGTGGATGGGATGCAGGCGGTGGAAATGAACTCTCAGCCAACTGAGATCAATATCCACATCCACCAGGAGTCGGCTCTGGCCAAGCTCCTCCAGGCTGGACGCTCCTTCTTGCAATCTAAGATTTATTTCCAGCACACCCTAAAAGAGAGCAAAAGGGTTCTCCAGGCACAACTGGCACTTGGG GTGTCACTGATATTGCTGGGGGTCTTGAGCTGCTCTTTTGGGATATTCCTGTATTTTGGGCCTTGGACTCCCTTGCAGGACATAGGTTGTACCTTTTGGGCAGGGGCTGTG gccatTATGGCTGGAATTGGGGCCATCATCTATGAAAAATGTCAGAGTAGCTACTGG GGTCGGTTTGCTGCCCTGCTTGCCCTGACCAGCGTCTCCACAGCCCTTGCTGCCCTCATCCTCTGTTCATACAGCCTTCGGGAGTCTGCTAATTATTTCTCCAACCCAAGTGAGATCTGTGAGCGTTCAGAAAACTCGAACACGTCATATTATGGGAGAAGTAGATATTGGGAGATTGAAGAATGCGAGAGGAATATGAACATGCTTTTG CATTTGTTCCAAGGAATCCAAGCCACACTGCTGGCCATATTTGCTGTGACGCTCCTTCTGTCTCTGGCCTCCCTGGGTGTGGGTCTCCGTAACTTGTGCCGCCCGAACTCTCAATTCCAG GTTGAAGAAGGGGTTGAAAAGAAGCTGCTGGGGGAAGAATCACTTCCTCCCTCACCTTGCAAGGAGAAATCTGCTGGCGTCATTAACCTGTGA